AGCTTCACCGACTTCGTCGCCGAGCTCACGCCGCTCGACGTCAACGGCCAGCCGCAGGTGAAGATCACCACCCTGCAGGAGGCGCGGATCCCGGCATCGCCCGTGTCCCCGCAGGTCCCGCTGAACCTCGCGCTGGGCGGTCTCATCGGCCTCGCGCTCGGAGTCGCGGCGGCCGTGCTGCGCGCCACGCTCGACACGCGGATCCGCGGCGAGCGCGACCTGCGCCTCGTCACGCACGCCCCCATCCTCGGCGGCATCGCCTACGACCCGAAGGCCAAGGAGCGCCCGCTCATCGTGCAGTCGGATCCGCGCAGCCCGCGCGCCGAGTCCTTCCGCAGCCTGCGCACGAATCTGCAGTTCCTCGACTTCGGCGGACGCGCGCGCAGCTTCGTCATCACGAGCGCGGTGGAGTCCGAGGGCAAGTCCACCACGAGCGCCAACCTCGCCATCGCCCTGAGCGACGCGGGCGCCCGGGTCGCGGTCATCGACGCCGACCTGCGCCGTCCCAAGCTCGCGTCCTACCTCGGGCTCGAGGGCGCGGTCGGGCTCACCGACGTGCTCATCGGCCGCGCGGAGCTGAAGGACGTCCTGCAGCCGTGGGGCAACCGCAACATGTTCGTGCTGCCGGCCGGGCAGATCCCGCCGAACCCGAGCGAGCTGCTCGGATCGCGCACCATGGTCACGCTCCTCAAGGAGCTCGAGGCGGAGTTCGACACCGTGCTCATCGACGCGCCGCCCCTCCTCCCCGTCACCGACAGCGCCGTGCTGTCGAAGAGCGCGGGCGGGGCGATCCTCATCGTGTCGTCCGGTCGCGCGCACCGGGGCCAGGTCCACGCCGCCATCGAGTCGCTGAACAGCGTCGGCGCCGAGGTGCTCGGCGTCGTGCTGACCATGCTCCCGACCAAGGGCCCCGACGCCTACGGGT
This genomic interval from Clavibacter michiganensis contains the following:
- a CDS encoding polysaccharide biosynthesis tyrosine autokinase, which gives rise to MELREYIRILRRSWVLILLVLLLGVGAAAGYSLVQTPEYRASSKVFVSTQSAGTVQDLSQGSTFTQQAVKSYADVVATPAVLEPVIAQLGLDATADSLAPKVTATAAADTVIIQISVEDEQAESAATIANAVARSFTDFVAELTPLDVNGQPQVKITTLQEARIPASPVSPQVPLNLALGGLIGLALGVAAAVLRATLDTRIRGERDLRLVTHAPILGGIAYDPKAKERPLIVQSDPRSPRAESFRSLRTNLQFLDFGGRARSFVITSAVESEGKSTTSANLAIALSDAGARVAVIDADLRRPKLASYLGLEGAVGLTDVLIGRAELKDVLQPWGNRNMFVLPAGQIPPNPSELLGSRTMVTLLKELEAEFDTVLIDAPPLLPVTDSAVLSKSAGGAILIVSSGRAHRGQVHAAIESLNSVGAEVLGVVLTMLPTKGPDAYGYGQYGYSYVRPESAETTSPAAP